One Gimesia aquarii DNA segment encodes these proteins:
- the pnp gene encoding polyribonucleotide nucleotidyltransferase — MKVVVECEVGGQKLSLTTGQLAKQAAGSVLIQYGETVVFVAAATGPGRPGIDFFPLTVDYRERIAASGKFPGGFLKREGRPTTKEILTARLTDRPIRPLFPKGFHDELQIMSNVMACDGVNDPDVLSINAASAALCLSPVPFQGPIGAVRVGRIGGELISFPTREQIAESDLDLIVAGTVESVLMIEGFGEQIPEEEMATAIMFAHQELQKICQLQLELREKAGIEPFEYEAPPENPFISKLDDAIYQRLSTAMQSTVKAERREGIQTVHEELVNQFFPEEAEETEDGATRGQFEEAFHDLEAKAVRELAMSGRRLDGRAPNELRAVSCETGSLPRVHGSALFTRGETQSLATVTLGTSRDKQRVDGLFEEELQRFMLHYYFPPFSVGECRPIRGPGRREIGHGCLAERSVAPVLPSEEDFPYTIRVISDILESNGSSSMASVCSATLSLMDAGVPLRQPVAGISIGLATEGDKFQILTDIIGDEDHFCDMDFKVAGTQKGITGIQLDLKNDGISEEIIRATLEQAKQARLELLRTMLTAIRRPRAEISSFAPRLHQTKINPEKIGLLIGPGGKTIRAIQEETGGTIDIQDDGTVTVSGSNASVVEKAMAHIEALTEEIRVGRIYDGVVSSIKEFGAFIEIAPGKDGLCHISELSDGFVKSVNDICKMGDRLQVKVIAVDDQNRVKLSRKAVLAEQAGESNGDLDSEENE; from the coding sequence GTTCTGATTCAATATGGTGAAACCGTTGTATTTGTTGCTGCTGCAACAGGGCCTGGCAGGCCGGGAATTGATTTCTTCCCACTTACGGTTGATTATCGGGAAAGAATCGCCGCCTCAGGCAAATTTCCCGGTGGGTTTTTAAAACGCGAAGGGCGGCCCACAACAAAAGAGATTTTGACGGCACGTTTAACGGACCGTCCCATTCGTCCCCTGTTTCCCAAAGGGTTTCATGACGAACTTCAAATCATGTCCAATGTCATGGCCTGTGATGGCGTTAATGACCCCGATGTGCTTTCCATTAACGCTGCAAGTGCGGCCCTCTGCTTGTCTCCCGTTCCCTTTCAGGGACCAATCGGAGCCGTGCGAGTGGGGAGGATCGGTGGCGAACTGATCTCGTTTCCCACACGTGAGCAGATTGCTGAAAGTGATTTAGATTTGATTGTCGCTGGTACAGTCGAGTCTGTTTTGATGATTGAAGGTTTTGGCGAACAGATTCCTGAAGAAGAAATGGCAACTGCCATCATGTTCGCACACCAGGAACTACAGAAGATTTGCCAATTACAATTGGAACTGCGAGAGAAGGCCGGTATTGAGCCATTCGAATATGAAGCACCTCCGGAAAATCCTTTCATATCCAAACTGGATGACGCCATCTACCAACGACTCAGTACTGCCATGCAAAGCACAGTCAAAGCTGAGCGGCGTGAAGGAATTCAAACGGTACACGAAGAGTTGGTAAATCAGTTTTTTCCTGAAGAGGCTGAAGAAACAGAAGATGGTGCGACTCGCGGTCAATTTGAAGAAGCGTTTCACGATCTGGAAGCCAAAGCCGTACGTGAACTTGCCATGTCGGGACGACGACTGGATGGTCGTGCTCCCAATGAGCTGCGTGCTGTTTCTTGCGAAACGGGAAGTTTACCACGTGTGCATGGTTCTGCCCTGTTTACACGTGGTGAAACACAATCGTTGGCAACGGTCACATTGGGAACCTCTCGTGACAAGCAACGTGTCGATGGGTTGTTCGAAGAAGAGTTGCAACGATTCATGTTGCATTACTACTTCCCGCCCTTTTCAGTCGGTGAATGCCGACCGATCAGAGGACCGGGGCGTCGTGAAATTGGTCATGGTTGTCTGGCAGAACGTTCTGTGGCACCTGTCTTACCTAGCGAAGAAGATTTTCCTTATACCATTCGTGTGATTTCAGATATTCTGGAATCAAATGGAAGTAGTTCCATGGCGTCTGTCTGTTCGGCGACCCTGTCACTCATGGATGCCGGAGTACCTTTACGACAACCTGTCGCCGGAATCTCAATCGGTCTGGCAACAGAAGGTGACAAATTCCAGATTCTGACTGACATTATTGGTGATGAAGATCATTTCTGTGATATGGACTTTAAAGTCGCTGGAACTCAAAAAGGGATCACAGGAATTCAACTGGATCTCAAAAATGATGGAATCAGTGAAGAAATCATTCGTGCGACTTTAGAGCAGGCAAAACAGGCTCGCTTAGAGTTATTGAGAACAATGTTAACTGCCATTCGACGGCCGCGAGCAGAGATCTCAAGTTTTGCACCTCGGTTGCATCAAACCAAGATCAATCCTGAAAAAATCGGTTTGCTGATCGGTCCTGGAGGAAAAACCATTCGTGCCATCCAGGAAGAAACAGGCGGTACCATTGATATTCAGGACGATGGTACTGTAACTGTCTCTGGAAGCAATGCCTCAGTGGTTGAAAAAGCAATGGCTCACATCGAAGCTCTCACCGAAGAAATTCGGGTGGGTCGTATTTATGATGGTGTGGTCAGCTCAATCAAAGAATTTGGTGCTTTCATCGAGATTGCTCCGGGTAAAGACGGACTGTGCCACATCAGTGAACTCTCTGATGGATTTGTCAAATCGGTCAATGATATCTGTAAAATGGGAGACCGTTTGCAGGTGAAGGTGATCGCCGTCGATGATCAAAACCGTGTCAAGCTTTCCCGCAAAGCCGTTCTGGCTGAGCAGGCTGGAGAAAGCAATGGAGATCTTGATTCGGAAGAAAACGAATAA
- a CDS encoding sensor histidine kinase, translating into MKESPLSTREREKFEAQYSEIATLAGGLAHEIKNPLSTMSLNLELLTEDLDSLDVPAKHRMLKKVESVQQECKHLQEILDAFLQFARVGKLALSKANLNDLVSDFIDFFRPQAREANIEISPHFDADLPTIQVDKSLLRQVLMNLALNVVQAMPDGGLIELQTYHKDGMVYLDMIDNGKGIDENVKARMFDAFFSTKSGGSGLGLPTVKKIIDTHQGTIECESEPGRGTRFTIAFPVC; encoded by the coding sequence ATGAAAGAGAGTCCGTTAAGCACTCGTGAACGCGAAAAATTTGAGGCGCAGTATTCAGAAATTGCGACACTCGCTGGGGGCTTGGCACATGAAATTAAAAACCCACTTTCGACAATGAGTTTGAACTTAGAGTTGCTTACAGAGGACCTGGATTCACTCGATGTTCCTGCTAAACACCGTATGTTGAAAAAAGTGGAAAGTGTTCAACAGGAATGTAAACACCTGCAGGAAATTCTCGATGCGTTTTTACAGTTTGCGCGTGTTGGGAAGTTGGCATTAAGTAAAGCGAATCTCAATGATCTGGTCAGTGACTTTATTGATTTTTTCAGACCACAGGCCCGAGAAGCAAATATTGAAATCAGTCCACACTTCGATGCCGATTTACCGACAATTCAAGTCGATAAATCACTCTTAAGGCAAGTGTTGATGAATCTGGCTTTGAATGTAGTTCAAGCAATGCCCGATGGTGGTCTCATTGAATTACAGACCTATCATAAAGACGGGATGGTTTACCTCGACATGATTGACAATGGGAAAGGAATCGACGAGAACGTCAAAGCGCGGATGTTTGATGCGTTCTTTTCTACAAAATCGGGAGGCAGTGGGTTAGGTTTACCAACTGTGAAAAAAATTATTGATACACACCAGGGAACGATTGAATGCGAAAGTGAACCAGGTCGGGGAACTCGCTTTACAATTGCGTTCCCGGTATGCTGA
- a CDS encoding sigma-54-dependent transcriptional regulator, which yields MSAKDATEKDLSSIVIRVLIIDDDEAHAQAVAESLERVGCECKIATSGEQGAKLIESETADIVITDLRMDGVDGLSILRTAKDELPDAEVIVLTGHGSINSAVTAMQLGAYTYLTKPLDINELRNAVEKASTRVRLMRHNAELHRRLDEKFGFEGVIGNSPSMHKIIEKLKNVASTNSTVLIAGESGTGKELVARAIHQNSERKSKPFVPLNISALPDSILESELFGHEQGAFTGAVGKRIGKFEHANGGTLFLDEVGEMPMQTQIKLLRVLEDRKIARLGTNEEISLNVRLVAATNADLLEMVKQGTFRQDLYYRLSVVKIELPPLRERRGDIPLLTDHFLKELSSQYDKPYEGVSRAARRALMTYDWPGNIRQLRNASERMLVLDTDGMLDLDDLPEEIVPLGVPEGDSSYTSDRSGADFLIGRPFSEVERYYIERALDLADGKREEAAKMLGIGERTLYRKLKEYQKQKEEQNS from the coding sequence ATGAGCGCGAAAGATGCTACTGAAAAAGATCTCTCATCAATCGTAATTCGTGTTTTGATTATCGATGATGATGAAGCACATGCTCAGGCTGTAGCGGAAAGTCTGGAGCGCGTGGGCTGTGAATGTAAAATTGCGACTTCAGGGGAGCAAGGCGCCAAGCTGATCGAAAGCGAAACCGCTGATATTGTGATTACCGATTTACGGATGGATGGAGTCGATGGCTTGTCCATTCTAAGGACCGCGAAAGATGAACTACCTGATGCCGAAGTGATCGTATTGACGGGACATGGTTCGATCAATTCCGCGGTCACGGCGATGCAGTTGGGCGCGTACACGTATCTGACAAAACCGCTTGATATCAATGAACTCAGGAATGCTGTTGAGAAAGCTTCGACGCGCGTACGTCTGATGCGCCATAATGCGGAACTGCATCGTCGGCTCGATGAAAAATTTGGTTTCGAAGGAGTTATTGGAAATTCTCCCTCGATGCATAAAATCATCGAAAAACTAAAAAATGTCGCCTCCACCAACAGTACTGTTTTGATTGCAGGAGAAAGTGGAACTGGTAAAGAACTGGTGGCACGGGCGATTCATCAGAACAGTGAGCGAAAAAGTAAACCCTTTGTTCCGCTCAATATTTCTGCATTGCCAGACAGTATTCTGGAAAGTGAACTCTTCGGTCATGAGCAGGGGGCTTTTACCGGTGCGGTTGGGAAGCGTATTGGGAAATTTGAGCATGCCAACGGTGGAACGTTATTTCTGGACGAAGTCGGTGAAATGCCGATGCAGACACAAATCAAATTATTAAGAGTATTAGAAGACAGAAAAATCGCCAGACTGGGAACCAACGAGGAAATCAGTTTGAATGTGCGTCTGGTCGCCGCAACAAATGCCGATCTGTTGGAGATGGTCAAGCAGGGAACTTTTCGCCAGGATTTGTATTATCGTTTATCCGTCGTAAAAATAGAGTTACCTCCCTTGAGAGAACGACGCGGGGATATCCCCTTGCTGACCGATCATTTTCTGAAAGAACTTTCTTCGCAATACGACAAACCATACGAAGGTGTATCTCGTGCAGCCCGTCGTGCATTGATGACTTATGATTGGCCTGGCAATATTCGCCAGTTGAGAAATGCTTCGGAACGAATGCTGGTCCTTGATACCGATGGTATGCTGGATTTGGATGATCTACCTGAAGAAATTGTTCCTTTGGGAGTACCCGAAGGGGATAGTAGTTATACTTCCGATCGATCCGGGGCTGATTTTTTAATTGGACGACCATTTTCTGAAGTAGAACGCTATTACATTGAAAGAGCCCTCGATCTGGCAGATGGCAAACGCGAAGAGGCAGCCAAAATGCTGGGCATTGGCGAACGAACACTCTACCGAAAACTCAAAGAATATCAGAAGCAAAAAGAAGAACAAAATAGCTAA
- a CDS encoding TetR/AcrR family transcriptional regulator, producing MNTKDRKQREIQEREAKILECARPMFIEGGYNGLNMDRLTSMLDYSKGTIYNHFSCKEEIIITLAIQTLEKRLTMFEKAALFQGTSRERIAAIGTAAELFVKLYPDHFRVEQTIRLDSIWDKTSEERRQVMSNCEHRCIGVVGGIVRDGIASGDLKLNESTTPEDIVFGLWSLSFGGYSIIATSNSLADLGISNPFETLRRNYNRFLDGIQWKSLSSEVDYDAVFERVCEEVFGNELQQITV from the coding sequence ATGAATACAAAAGATCGTAAACAACGTGAAATACAGGAACGCGAAGCCAAGATATTGGAATGCGCGCGGCCTATGTTTATTGAGGGGGGATATAACGGGCTTAATATGGATCGTCTCACGAGTATGTTGGATTACTCGAAGGGGACCATTTATAACCACTTCTCCTGCAAAGAAGAAATCATTATTACGCTTGCCATTCAGACATTAGAAAAACGATTGACGATGTTTGAAAAGGCGGCGTTGTTTCAAGGGACCTCGCGCGAACGGATCGCAGCAATTGGGACGGCTGCCGAGTTGTTTGTGAAACTTTATCCTGATCATTTCCGTGTCGAACAAACGATTCGACTTGATTCCATTTGGGATAAAACGTCAGAAGAACGTCGGCAAGTAATGTCAAATTGTGAGCATCGTTGTATTGGTGTTGTTGGTGGAATCGTTCGTGATGGGATTGCCAGTGGCGATTTAAAATTGAATGAGTCTACAACACCTGAAGACATTGTGTTTGGCCTTTGGTCACTTTCATTTGGTGGATATTCGATTATTGCGACGAGCAATTCGTTGGCAGATTTAGGAATCTCCAATCCCTTCGAAACCTTGCGTCGAAATTATAATCGTTTTCTGGATGGTATTCAGTGGAAGTCGCTCAGTTCTGAAGTTGACTACGATGCGGTCTTTGAGCGCGTCTGTGAGGAGGTGTTTGGAAATGAACTCCAGCAAATCACTGTCTGA
- a CDS encoding efflux RND transporter periplasmic adaptor subunit: MNSSKSLSDSLFFEQKMTIRQIVADYLKRFYFVLIAFSIVVLAALLWAFSEVAYSTEITSSDEAQQGIPVNVIELKPVKSFTRKRNYTGKVTAARTSELAFERSGKLIKISVDEGDHVEVGMPLANLSTRHLDVMRLKLQAERAAAQAKLEEFLAGPRRQEIEVAEAEVRQLKAKHKNLDADHIRNQKLLKRNAISKSVFEASESDLQQQKAQLDAAISRLSELKEGTRKEQIAAQKAVVANLDASLADNQVDLDDTVLTAPFSGRISKRYADEGTVISPDMPLFKIVEDQKLEARIGVPVEMAKSLEHGMQKQVQLNGKSYESTLKAILPELDPVTRTQEVVLSLNAKAAQHLVPGQVIRIEIEEPVEMQGFWLPLSALARGERGLWSAYAVINGEADSELILEKRKIEILHTEGDRVLVRGTLKTGDQIVINGTHKLASNQRVVIKSVR; encoded by the coding sequence ATGAACTCCAGCAAATCACTGTCTGACTCCCTTTTTTTTGAGCAGAAAATGACGATTCGTCAAATCGTGGCAGATTATTTGAAACGCTTTTACTTTGTATTGATCGCATTTTCGATCGTTGTTCTGGCTGCTCTGTTATGGGCTTTTTCTGAGGTTGCTTATTCAACAGAAATCACTTCCTCAGATGAAGCACAGCAGGGAATTCCCGTTAATGTGATTGAACTCAAACCTGTTAAGTCGTTTACCAGGAAGCGAAACTATACGGGTAAGGTGACTGCGGCTCGCACCAGTGAGCTGGCGTTCGAACGTAGTGGAAAGCTCATCAAAATCTCCGTTGATGAAGGTGATCACGTTGAGGTGGGAATGCCGTTAGCGAATTTAAGTACAAGGCATTTAGATGTGATGCGACTAAAGCTTCAGGCAGAGCGCGCAGCGGCACAGGCAAAGCTTGAGGAATTCCTGGCAGGTCCACGTCGTCAGGAAATTGAAGTCGCCGAGGCAGAAGTCAGGCAACTGAAAGCGAAACACAAAAATTTGGATGCCGATCATATTCGGAATCAGAAACTACTAAAGCGTAACGCGATTTCTAAATCTGTTTTCGAAGCTTCAGAATCTGATTTACAACAACAAAAAGCACAGTTAGATGCTGCAATCAGCCGACTGTCGGAATTGAAAGAAGGAACTCGTAAAGAGCAGATTGCTGCTCAAAAAGCGGTGGTGGCTAATCTGGATGCATCACTGGCAGATAATCAGGTAGATCTCGATGATACTGTCTTAACCGCTCCTTTTAGCGGGCGAATTTCCAAGAGATATGCTGACGAAGGAACAGTCATCTCGCCCGATATGCCTCTATTCAAGATCGTCGAAGATCAGAAGCTCGAAGCGCGGATCGGGGTACCCGTGGAAATGGCCAAAAGCCTGGAGCATGGCATGCAAAAGCAAGTGCAACTCAACGGCAAGTCGTATGAATCGACGCTCAAAGCCATTTTACCGGAACTCGATCCGGTAACGCGTACTCAGGAAGTCGTTCTGTCACTTAATGCAAAAGCAGCTCAACACCTTGTACCAGGTCAGGTCATTCGCATTGAAATCGAAGAACCGGTTGAAATGCAGGGGTTCTGGTTACCACTCAGTGCTTTGGCGCGAGGCGAACGAGGGCTCTGGTCAGCGTACGCCGTTATTAACGGAGAAGCAGACAGTGAATTGATATTGGAAAAACGAAAGATTGAAATCTTGCATACGGAAGGAGATCGAGTATTGGTACGAGGTACACTGAAAACGGGAGACCAGATTGTTATCAATGGAACTCACAAATTAGCAAGTAATCAAAGAGTGGTAATTAAGTCGGTTCGCTGA
- a CDS encoding efflux RND transporter permease subunit: MLEGLFYRNRRLLILLIALIAVAGLSSFYVLPRMEDPVLTQRVARVNTPFPGADATRVESLVSEKIEEELREFDEIKELRSISRAGMSNMTIELRDDVYEVDEVWSRIRDKIDDARLEFPTGAGEPDFEELEVKAYAIILALVWNNPNEVNYAVLRRTAKQLEDRLRAISGTEEIDTFGDPDEEIIAEIQSDKVASLGLSVEEIARQVESSDAKLTAGLLRGETSDLLIDVDSELDSLSRIANTPVQFGAEGHSVQLGDIATIKKGVAVPLSSLVIADGQPAVTLGVFVRDSVRIDHWSQAAKAAIQEFEESLADDVMVQTLFDQNRYVEARLNGLIRNLLFGGLAVIGVIVFMMGWRNALVIGAALPLSAFMVLAGLRLLDIPIHQMSVTGLIIALGLLIDNAIVVVDEVRSKLHAGKTPEEAVISTVRHLAVPLLGSTLTTALAFAPIALMPGPAGEFVGSIAISVILAISSSFFLAMTVIPAIAALFANQNEDPLKAHWWQVGFSHAGMRAFYQKSLDFLFARPLLGIALGCVLPVSGFLVASELPEQFFPPADRDQVNIELELNAHASMAETRETIETIRRVVLENPKVKGIEWFLGESAPQFYYNITAKRENSSNYAQALVQLESSSGGEELIHELQKQLDLKVPHSRVLVRQLEQGPPFDAPIEVRLFGPDLQQLSLLGDELRTILSKTTNVLHHKAELADPLPKLTLKIDEEQARLAGLDHAEISRQLNASLEGALGGSILEETEELPVRIRVPHDQRGAIADIASLQLISRKKTADGQAQYVPLTAIAKVEMSSEVAAISHFNGERMNEVQAYIKAGVLPAEVLTEFKSNLKDAGFQLPAGYRFEWGGEASKRDDAVGNLLVNVGVLMVLMVATLVLSFSSFRVAGLVGSVGFLSIGLGLGMLWLFGFPFGFMAIVGSMGLAGVAINDAIVVLAELRANPEARIGNRVVVRDVVLRSTRHVVATSLTTVAGFLPLVLAGGGFWPPLAITIAGGVGGATLLALYFIPSAYILVMCRNCPLKATTEESIVKEKSEAQQATILAKLKERLPVLR; this comes from the coding sequence ATGCTGGAAGGATTGTTTTATCGGAATCGTCGATTATTGATTCTGTTGATTGCGCTCATTGCAGTTGCTGGCCTTTCCAGTTTCTATGTGCTGCCACGGATGGAAGATCCGGTGCTCACACAACGCGTCGCACGCGTTAATACCCCTTTTCCTGGTGCTGATGCGACACGTGTCGAATCTCTGGTTTCAGAAAAAATTGAAGAAGAACTCAGAGAATTCGATGAAATTAAAGAGTTGCGTTCGATCTCCCGTGCCGGCATGTCTAACATGACGATTGAGTTGCGTGATGATGTGTATGAAGTTGATGAAGTCTGGTCGCGGATCAGAGATAAAATTGATGATGCACGCCTTGAGTTCCCCACAGGTGCAGGGGAGCCGGATTTTGAAGAATTAGAAGTAAAAGCGTATGCGATTATTCTCGCTTTGGTCTGGAATAATCCGAATGAAGTGAATTACGCAGTTCTTCGACGTACTGCCAAGCAGTTGGAAGATCGTTTACGAGCGATTTCCGGAACAGAAGAAATCGACACGTTTGGAGATCCCGATGAAGAGATCATCGCTGAGATCCAATCTGACAAGGTAGCGTCTTTGGGGCTCAGTGTCGAAGAAATTGCACGTCAGGTGGAATCATCTGATGCCAAGCTGACTGCAGGGCTTTTGCGAGGCGAAACAAGCGATCTGTTAATCGACGTCGATTCGGAGTTGGATTCGCTTTCAAGAATTGCCAATACTCCGGTCCAATTCGGGGCCGAAGGGCATTCTGTGCAATTGGGTGACATCGCTACAATTAAAAAGGGAGTCGCTGTACCCTTGAGTAGCCTGGTCATTGCTGACGGACAACCTGCGGTCACGTTGGGAGTTTTCGTGCGCGACAGTGTGCGTATCGATCATTGGAGTCAAGCGGCGAAAGCTGCCATTCAGGAATTTGAGGAATCGCTGGCCGACGACGTGATGGTCCAAACACTATTTGATCAGAATCGGTATGTTGAAGCACGGCTCAATGGTTTGATTCGGAATCTGTTGTTTGGCGGTCTGGCCGTGATTGGCGTGATTGTCTTCATGATGGGATGGCGGAATGCTCTGGTGATTGGAGCTGCGTTACCATTGTCGGCGTTCATGGTGCTTGCAGGCCTGCGTCTCCTGGACATTCCCATTCATCAGATGTCTGTAACCGGCTTGATTATCGCGTTAGGTTTATTGATTGATAACGCGATTGTGGTCGTCGATGAAGTGCGATCGAAGTTGCATGCCGGTAAAACACCTGAAGAGGCCGTAATCTCAACTGTTAGGCATTTGGCGGTACCTTTGCTTGGTTCCACCTTAACGACTGCACTGGCGTTTGCTCCGATAGCCTTGATGCCTGGACCCGCGGGGGAATTTGTTGGTTCCATTGCAATTAGTGTGATTCTGGCGATCAGCAGTTCCTTTTTCCTGGCCATGACCGTCATTCCGGCGATTGCTGCCCTGTTTGCAAATCAAAACGAGGATCCACTTAAAGCCCACTGGTGGCAGGTTGGCTTCAGTCATGCCGGAATGCGCGCCTTTTATCAGAAATCTTTGGATTTTCTGTTTGCGCGCCCACTCCTCGGCATTGCTTTGGGCTGTGTTCTGCCTGTGAGTGGCTTTCTAGTAGCCAGTGAATTACCGGAGCAGTTCTTTCCTCCAGCCGACCGCGATCAGGTGAATATCGAATTGGAGTTAAACGCGCATGCTTCGATGGCAGAAACACGCGAGACAATTGAAACCATCCGCCGTGTTGTTTTAGAGAATCCTAAAGTGAAAGGGATCGAGTGGTTTTTAGGTGAGAGTGCACCTCAGTTTTATTACAACATCACTGCGAAACGTGAAAATTCCTCGAATTATGCACAAGCCCTTGTGCAATTAGAATCTTCCTCTGGTGGGGAAGAACTAATACATGAGTTGCAAAAACAACTCGACCTCAAAGTTCCTCATTCACGTGTGCTGGTCCGACAACTGGAGCAGGGGCCTCCCTTCGATGCACCGATTGAAGTGCGATTGTTCGGACCAGACCTCCAGCAACTGAGTTTGCTTGGAGATGAGTTGAGAACGATATTGAGTAAAACAACGAATGTCCTTCACCATAAAGCGGAGTTGGCAGACCCGCTACCCAAACTCACATTGAAAATCGATGAAGAACAGGCACGATTGGCGGGACTGGACCATGCGGAAATTTCCAGGCAGTTGAATGCTTCATTAGAAGGGGCACTGGGGGGGAGTATCTTGGAAGAAACCGAAGAACTTCCCGTTCGGATTCGTGTACCACATGATCAGCGTGGAGCGATTGCTGACATTGCTTCATTGCAACTCATCTCCCGTAAGAAAACAGCCGACGGGCAAGCACAGTATGTACCTTTAACCGCTATTGCAAAGGTAGAGATGTCGTCTGAGGTCGCTGCGATTTCTCACTTTAACGGCGAACGGATGAATGAGGTGCAGGCTTATATTAAAGCAGGTGTCCTTCCCGCCGAAGTACTCACCGAATTCAAGTCGAACTTAAAGGATGCTGGATTTCAACTTCCTGCGGGGTACCGCTTTGAGTGGGGAGGGGAAGCATCCAAGCGTGATGATGCTGTGGGTAACCTGCTTGTCAATGTCGGTGTGTTGATGGTTTTGATGGTGGCAACGTTAGTACTTTCTTTTTCTTCCTTTCGCGTTGCGGGACTCGTCGGGAGTGTGGGGTTCTTGTCTATTGGTCTGGGACTGGGGATGTTATGGTTGTTCGGATTTCCTTTTGGTTTTATGGCGATTGTGGGTTCCATGGGACTGGCGGGTGTGGCAATTAACGATGCAATTGTTGTTTTAGCTGAGTTACGCGCAAATCCCGAGGCGCGAATCGGAAATCGTGTTGTTGTTCGCGATGTTGTTTTACGCTCCACACGGCACGTTGTGGCAACTTCGCTGACGACAGTCGCTGGCTTTTTACCTCTCGTGCTGGCCGGCGGTGGATTCTGGCCGCCTTTAGCAATTACGATTGCCGGTGGTGTGGGTGGTGCGACCTTGTTGGCTCTGTACTTTATTCCATCGGCTTATATTCTTGTCATGTGCCGCAATTGTCCTCTGAAAGCGACAACCGAAGAATCAATTGTCAAAGAAAAAAGTGAGGCTCAACAGGCAACAATTCTAGCAAAACTGAAAGAACGCCTGCCTGTTCTGAGGTAA
- a CDS encoding sialidase family protein, with translation MLSVLTSNMISAEESKILHQVVAVENVCAWPNLTLMPDGTIIVIFHNKASHGQQEGDIDCWASADGVKWEKRSTVTRHQPNTVRMNHAAGLAKNGDLVVLCSGWSNIKQPSRPKQPAFRDAILRSWVMRSSDGGRTLEKRDAFPTVQSGWSEYIPFGDIWAGADGALHVSCYQGEFRDASQSTKTKGWRSSHLRSNDDGRTWKVVSVIGSRHNETDLFPLGGKDWLAAARIDKVELIRSNDNGITWQKPVAVTKRNEINGHLTRLTDGRLLLSYGVRVDGQRGVCAKLSSNEGRTWSQPLRLADTADGGDCGYPSSVQRANGSIVTAWYSNNSPLYSGYHLGVTVWKAPMIGQN, from the coding sequence ATGCTGTCTGTACTAACATCAAATATGATATCAGCAGAGGAATCGAAGATACTGCATCAGGTTGTTGCTGTCGAGAATGTGTGTGCCTGGCCGAATTTGACATTGATGCCAGATGGTACCATCATTGTGATTTTCCATAACAAAGCGAGTCACGGCCAACAGGAAGGTGATATTGATTGCTGGGCCAGCGCTGATGGAGTGAAGTGGGAAAAACGCAGCACTGTCACCCGGCATCAGCCCAATACGGTGCGGATGAATCATGCTGCAGGATTAGCAAAGAATGGTGATCTTGTCGTGTTATGTTCTGGTTGGAGTAACATAAAGCAGCCTTCGCGTCCCAAACAGCCTGCATTTCGCGACGCAATTTTGCGCAGTTGGGTCATGCGTTCGTCAGACGGTGGACGTACCTTGGAAAAGCGGGATGCTTTTCCCACAGTACAATCGGGTTGGTCGGAATACATTCCCTTTGGCGATATCTGGGCAGGAGCTGATGGCGCGTTGCATGTGTCGTGTTACCAGGGCGAATTCCGCGATGCTTCCCAGTCGACAAAGACCAAAGGTTGGCGCTCTTCGCATCTACGAAGCAATGACGATGGCCGAACCTGGAAGGTGGTATCCGTAATCGGATCGCGGCATAATGAAACCGATCTTTTTCCACTGGGGGGAAAAGACTGGCTGGCCGCAGCGCGCATTGACAAGGTGGAACTGATCCGTAGCAATGACAATGGCATCACCTGGCAGAAGCCGGTAGCCGTTACGAAACGTAATGAGATTAACGGACATTTGACCCGTCTTACAGATGGTCGTTTGCTGCTCAGTTACGGTGTGCGTGTTGATGGACAGCGTGGAGTTTGTGCGAAACTCAGCAGTAATGAAGGACGCACCTGGAGCCAGCCATTACGCTTGGCAGACACAGCCGACGGTGGCGACTGTGGTTATCCTTCGAGTGTTCAGAGAGCAAACGGCAGTATCGTCACAGCCTGGTATTCGAACAATTCTCCTTTATACTCTGGCTATCATCTCGGGGTGACTGTATGGAAAGCACCTATGATTGGCCAGAATTGA